GCGGGCGCCGGAAGAAACAAGGTTTGAAGCTTCCTGTACCTCTGATATCGTTGGCGTCGATCACCTCACCCACACTTTAAAACGGGCGATCGAATATTTTGGTCAGTCTGAGCATGGGCGCTTACGGTTTGTAACCAAATTCGCACACGTCGATCACTTGCTTGATGCGAAACACAATGGCCGTACACGTTTCCGGTTCAGTATGAATGCCGATTACGTAATCAAATACTTGGAGCCGGGTACCTCTCGTCTGGATGATCGAATTGAAGCAGCCGTAAAAGTAGCGGAAGCTGGTTATCCTTTAGGATTTATCATTGCCCCTATTTATCTGTACGAGGATTGGAAAGAAGGCTATCGAATTTTGTTTGAGAAGCTGTATGATAAGCTTCCGGAACAAGCAACAAAAGATCTTACCTTCGAACTGATTCAACATCGTTTTACCAAGCCGGCAAAACGCGTCATTCAGAAGAATTATCCGATGACCAAGCTTGAAATGGACGAAGAAAAGCGAAAATATAAATGGGGCCGTTATGGAATCGGAAAATATGTTTACCAAAAAGATGAACAAAAAGAAATGCAGGAGGTACTAGGCGGATATATTGAGCAGTACTTTCCTGAAGCCAGATTAGAATACTTCACCTGATTCTTGACCCTGCCCACTCTCCAGCATTCTGTCCAATCGACAGAAAACGATAAAAGAGTTGATGATGATTCCATACAAGCATTTTTCTATAGAAAGTGTAAGAACTCCTTTCTTTTGTTTACCTTTTTCCTAATTGTGGAATGAGGATATTACGATATTATAGTGATAAAGCAAAAGGAGGATTTCAATATGGATCGTTCACAAAAGCAAACGCAAGGTCAGCCTAAACAGGAACAGGAAAAACAACCTGGAGTGGAAGGTCAATTAGACCCTCAGCCGCTTCAAGCAGATGAAGACTATCAAAGCGGAAATAAATTAGTCGGCAAAGTAGCTCTAATCACAGGAGGAGACAGCGGAATCGGTCGTTCGGTAGCCATTGGCTATGCCAAAGAAGGCGCAGACGTTGCGATATCCTACCTCGAAGAACATGAAGATGCGGAATATACTAAGAAACAAATAGAAGAGCAGGGTCGCCGCGCTATTCTAATTCCTGGTGATGTAGGAGAAGAATCCGTTTGTAAGGACGCTGTTGAACGTACAGTCAATGAACTGGGTCAGCTCGACATTCTAGTAAATAATGCAGCTGAACAGCATCCAACCGATGATTTAATGAATATTACGGCAGAGCAATGGGAAAGCACATTCAAAACGAATATCCATTCCATTTTCTATATGACAAAAGCAGCGATTCCTCACTTGAAAAAAGGAAGCTCTATTATCAATACTGCTTCCATTAACCCTTATACCGGGAATGCGCAGCTTGTCGATTATACCGCAACGAAAGGCGCTGTAGTAGCCTTTACACGTTCCATGGCCAAACAGCTCGTCGATAAAGGAATCCGCGTAAATGGAGTGGCTCCTGGCCCGATCTGGACCCCATTAATTCCTTCTACCTTTGGAGAAGACAAAGTGGAACAGTTTGGTACCAACACACCAATGGGCCGTCCTGGTCAGCCAGTAGAGCACGTAGGAAGTTATGTGTTGCTTGCTTCCGATGACTCCACGTACATGACTGGCCAGTTTATCCACATCAATGGCGGACTGTACACTTCCAGCTAAAGCGTTATTTCTTGCCAAAAGCTCTCTTCTTTTACACAATAAATAGAAGAAGAGAGGAGAACTATATATGCCAGAAGGTCCAGAAATAAGAAGGGCGGCTGATCACGTGGAAAAAGCGTTGACCGGCCGCCCTGTGCTTGAGATATCTTTTGCGTTTGAACAGCTTCAGGATTATCAAGACATGTTTCAAGGAGCTATGATTAAGCGGGTTGAAACCCGTGGAAAGGCCATGCTGATCCGATTCGATCAAGGCTTAACCATCTATTCTCATAATCAGTTATACGGAAAATGGTACGTCCGAAACGCCTATAATTATCCGAAGACCAACCGTCAGCTAAGGCTTGCCATTCATAACAAAAAGAAATCAGCGCTGCTTTACAGTGCATCTGACATTGAGGTGTTAAAGGATGAGGAAGTAGAAGAACATCCTTTTATAGCCAAAGTCGGTCCAGACCTTTTAAATGAATCCGTTACGCCTGAAGAGCTGGTAGAGCGATTTAAAGATAAAAGGTTCCGTAGAAGAAAATGGAGTTCATTACTATTAGATCAGGCTTTTATCGCTGGAGTCGGGAATTATCTGCGGAGTGAAATTTTGTTTTGTGCGAACATTCATCCTGAAATCAAACCGGATGATTGCACAGAAGAACAGCTTAGAAAAGCAGCCGATGCCTGTATAGAACTCATGTGGCGTTCTTATGAGAATAAAGGAATTACGAATGATCTTGAACTTGCTCACCGTTTAAAATCGGAGGGAGCAAAGCGATATCAATATCGGCATTGGGTGTTTAATCGCGAAGGGCAGCCATGCCGCATAGATGGAACAGAAATCATTAAATACAAGACAGCTTCCAGACGGTGTTATTACTGTCCAACCTGTCAGGCTAAGACCTCCAGCTCCGGGAAATAAGGAGCAGGGGGTCTTTGTTAAGTCTCTAGGTGAAGAAAACATGCTCGGCGTGAATGTTTTCTTCAAGTCTGAGAATACCAAACGAGTAATAAGGCATTTTCCGTTTATCTGTGACAGACCCTGGATTAAATAACATCACTTTGTTCATGTAGCGGGTCAGAGGCAG
The Halobacillus halophilus DSM 2266 DNA segment above includes these coding regions:
- the splB gene encoding spore photoproduct lyase, translating into MVKPFVPELVYIEPGALKYPLGKELKEKFEGMGIEIRETTSHNQVRNLPGENDFQKYRMAKSTLVVGVRKTLKFDTSKPSAEYAIPFATGCMGHCHYCYLQTTMGSKPYIRTYVNIEEVFEAAEAYMKERAPEETRFEASCTSDIVGVDHLTHTLKRAIEYFGQSEHGRLRFVTKFAHVDHLLDAKHNGRTRFRFSMNADYVIKYLEPGTSRLDDRIEAAVKVAEAGYPLGFIIAPIYLYEDWKEGYRILFEKLYDKLPEQATKDLTFELIQHRFTKPAKRVIQKNYPMTKLEMDEEKRKYKWGRYGIGKYVYQKDEQKEMQEVLGGYIEQYFPEARLEYFT
- a CDS encoding SDR family oxidoreductase is translated as MDRSQKQTQGQPKQEQEKQPGVEGQLDPQPLQADEDYQSGNKLVGKVALITGGDSGIGRSVAIGYAKEGADVAISYLEEHEDAEYTKKQIEEQGRRAILIPGDVGEESVCKDAVERTVNELGQLDILVNNAAEQHPTDDLMNITAEQWESTFKTNIHSIFYMTKAAIPHLKKGSSIINTASINPYTGNAQLVDYTATKGAVVAFTRSMAKQLVDKGIRVNGVAPGPIWTPLIPSTFGEDKVEQFGTNTPMGRPGQPVEHVGSYVLLASDDSTYMTGQFIHINGGLYTSS
- the nei gene encoding endonuclease VIII, whose translation is MPEGPEIRRAADHVEKALTGRPVLEISFAFEQLQDYQDMFQGAMIKRVETRGKAMLIRFDQGLTIYSHNQLYGKWYVRNAYNYPKTNRQLRLAIHNKKKSALLYSASDIEVLKDEEVEEHPFIAKVGPDLLNESVTPEELVERFKDKRFRRRKWSSLLLDQAFIAGVGNYLRSEILFCANIHPEIKPDDCTEEQLRKAADACIELMWRSYENKGITNDLELAHRLKSEGAKRYQYRHWVFNREGQPCRIDGTEIIKYKTASRRCYYCPTCQAKTSSSGK